Within the Enterococcus hirae ATCC 9790 genome, the region ATCGGTAGATGAAAAAAAACAAGTTGAACAAGCAACGAATGAACTGATCCAAGCACCAGCAGAAAAAGATGATACAGATACGCAGTTGGGGTTGTGTCAAGCCATTGAACGATATCCAGAAGCAACAATCACGATCATTGGCGCAACTGGTGGTCGATTGGATCACCTGCTTGCTAACCTTTGGCTGCCGTTAGAACCAAGATTTAAACCACATGCTCAAAAGATCATTATTTGGGATCGTCAAAATCATGTCACCTACTATTTACCTGGCAAACATGTGATTACCAAAATGGATAAAATGCGTTATTTGGCCTATTGTTGTTTGACGCCTGTAACAGAGCTGTCCATCCAAAAGAGCAAGTATGAACTGGAAACAACTGATGTGAGCCAAGCAACTTCTTATGCAAGCAATGAATTTGTTTCAGATACGGCTGATTTTTCCTTTTCAACTGGGATAGTCGCAGTGATTCAAAGTAAAGATTAAGTTTGCTCTAACCGAGTAAATACAACAGAAATAGTTAAAAATGACAAGTCAAATTATTTACTAAAAAAAGCTTAAGAGAGGTGTCATACCTTTTGTTTCGCCTCAATTAGTGATAAAATTGACCATAAGAGTCTAATTAATTCGAGGT harbors:
- a CDS encoding thiamine diphosphokinase; this translates as MQVLLVAGGSPENWPELQNSYDCYVGIDRGAWYLLQNNFPLDLAIGDFDSLSVDEKKQVEQATNELIQAPAEKDDTDTQLGLCQAIERYPEATITIIGATGGRLDHLLANLWLPLEPRFKPHAQKIIIWDRQNHVTYYLPGKHVITKMDKMRYLAYCCLTPVTELSIQKSKYELETTDVSQATSYASNEFVSDTADFSFSTGIVAVIQSKD